In Dehalococcoidia bacterium, the genomic stretch CTGTCACTTTCTGGAAGGGAATCTGCGAGCGAGCAAACAGGTCGAGCGCGCCCGGAAGATGCTGGAGGAAGTGGGAATCGAAGGGGATCGATTAAGGATGTATCACATCGGCGCATCGGATGCGCCGTCATTTGCCGCTGCCGCCAATGAGATGACCGAGAAGGCGCGGCAGCTTGGGCCGAGTCCATTAAGGAAAGACAGGGTTACTTTATAGGAAAATGCAAAGACACTTCTCTGCCGGGGTTTTAGAGCCTGCCCTGAGCATGCCGAAGGGGGTGTCCCCTAATATTCAAAA encodes the following:
- a CDS encoding hydrogenase iron-sulfur subunit, producing the protein MAESQQPKVVAFCCHYCAYSAADLAGSMRLEYSPNVRVVKLMCTGKVDALLLMKAFENGADAVFVAGCHEGDCHFLEGNLRASKQVERARKMLEEVGIEGDRLRMYHIGASDAPSFAAAANEMTEKARQLGPSPLRKDRVTL